ccgaccctctgattggagagctaccttgctctccactacgccacagctgccccttCATTGACATCTTCATTTTAGATATTCTGTTTATCTTCTAAATATCGCCTGACATCATAGGCTTTAACTTGCTCCACTCTACTCTTATAACACTGGCACTAAGTATGAAGTCATGGCAACACATCACCCATTGACGTTAACATTTTGTTAGATTCAGGTGGATACTCTGGTCTCTCATGTTTGGCAGACATCAGCAGACATTCGCAAAAATtcaaccccctcccccccttaATGAAAATCCATTAGAGTGGAGGTCAATGTCAGACTATAGAgcaaaacaaatagaaaattcTGTCTGATATCAGGAAACCTCCATGCAGCACcccaaaatgtcataatatgTATAGCCTACTGtctgcatatgacataaatgaactaatgtaaacaatgaattaaGTAAGTTAATTGGTTATATGTATTTGACCAAGTAGCTTTCACTGCATGGCCTCATTTGAGTTCCGTTGGTTTTGTCAAACTGTGTTGAAGGCTGAAATATATCATCACTACTCTGTTCCTAACTCCCTACTGAGCACATGGAAAGGTCCCATTTTTATAtgtttcaaatgtcaaaaatgttcaaaaacagaaaatggaaTTGAACAATTCTTCTTGTGTCACCATCGACTCGTCTTCCATGCACCCACCTtaacatttgcataaatgtattaatcaaACAAATACCAAATTATGGTGGAATGGTTTTTTTATGCTCTACCTCCACTACACAGATATAATTCACCTGTAatgtattacatatttattatggAGATCATAAGCCCTACTATTGAActaatgtaaatgtgtgcatAAACGCATGATCAATGGTTAATGGGGAACTCCATTGATGGAACATTGCATTTCCACAATTACGGTGGGTTCACAAGAGACAAAAGAATGCTTTGACTGTGCAAGAGATGGTTTTTATTGATGAACAGAAATATTTAAGTTGACAACTGCTCTTCCAATAGGCCTtcaagaaagtaaaataaaatctaaagtGCAAATGCTGCAGTAGAGCACAAGTTAGTGAGAGAAAGTTATCCTCCATCGAAGCCTCCTGATGTGAAGAATGACTCTGAGAGTTGGCTGCCTTAGCGATTTTATATGTCGCACCCTTCCTGCCACCACTCACAAGTAAAAAGCTTTATTAGAAGAACAAGACCAGGAGGAGTAACAGGAGAGATGGCACACCGGTTTACCACAGTATGTGAGCACGATATGGTCAGCTCGTAATGCCAGACCAGCTGGAACCATCTGGGGAACTTTGTGATCCATGTTTTGTCCTCATTAGCAAATCTATATGAGCCTTGAGGTTCCCTGGGCTGCTCCTCTGACTATTTATTAACcaattttaacaataaaaaacatcttcaggaagtaactttttgcaaatttacaaagaaaaatatttctcaATAAGAGCTATAACTTTATGATATCTTAGCATCTTTACATTGCCAATTGGATCGGTGAGCCATGATGACTAAAAGTGTCACTTCAAATAAAAGATTTCCTGCAAGTGCCGCGTAactcctcctcatctccaccTTCTGGAAGCTCAGAATGACAACTACTTAGTAATTAGGATAGTAGCTCAGATAGCAGATTCCCAGCATGCGCTAAGCTACGGTTGCTAGGCAATACGAGCTTTAAGAAACATCAGGCTGCCTCCCTCTCTAGCACATCTCCGGTAGCATTTTTGCTGCTCGGCAGCGTAATATTTTCAGGAAGCTGTCAATCTTGTGGGAGTCGCGGCGGAAGCAGGACAACAGGAAATTGAAGTTGATCAATTTGGAAATCCTGTCCTGGCCTATGTCGTTGCCTCCCATGTAGGGCAGTGAGGAGATGGTCTGAGCTTCTGGACCCATCTGGGAGAGAAAGGAGGCAGGGAAAGTGAGTCAGGGGGATTGGGATATGAAGGAAAaccacaaataataaaatatttgcattgtATGTTTCCGCAAACCACGGGTACGTAAGACCTCAATGCGTTTCACATCAACATACACATCAATCTACATTAGCGTCATAGTGGCTTAACCACTTATACCACTCAATTATCTCAATTATGGTTAGGTTCCTGCGACATAACTACCTGGTAAGGTTTAGTAAAAGACTGTGATTTTGGTTTAATAAACTGCtacttctggtttcacatgggacacgaaCACCAGTCTCCATGGTGAAATTCACATGTTTGACCCACCGACCTCCTTTGGAGTTACACAGGCTTTACTTAAACGTATTTATGATACCTCAAAAACAGATCTAATTTGGGAGAAAGTATATTCAAACAAAAAGTGATTGACAAAGCAGTTTTGCTGAATGGAAACATAGGTTTCAGCAAACCAGGCTGAGGAAAACTGTCtttctattaatattattttttaaaaaagccccTTTTTCGACTGGGGGATTTTCCCCAGGGCCTCTGAAACTTTTGAGAAAAAACCATCAAACACTAAACAGATGGTCTACTCCGGACTTAATGATGAGTTCTGTAGCGTAAAAGCATTTTGAGTGGTCTGAAGACTAGGAAGGccctatacaagtacaagtcgaTTTACCTTTACcatttacaatgacattttcTATCCCTCCATTTCCTTGATTACATCCAACGTGCATTAGTCAATACTATATACCAGTAAATGCCATTTTCAGTGAGCTATAACCTAGATTTTTGCGGTACGCGTACATGAGCCGATTAATCTTTGCAAGCCCTTAGACCAGAATGGACACAGACAACAACGGGCTGAAGGAACCTTTTTGTTCGTTGAGAAGTTCTCCCCGGCACCCAAACTACCAGGAACTTCCAGCAAACCGAAACACAGCTAATGAATGcaagaacaaaacaatatgTATGTCTTCCCAGACTTGCACACCTTGCCAGATAGGATATTCAGGCCGTCTCCCAGGGTCTTGGAGTGCTCCTGCAGCTCCTGGATCTTGTTGGATATGGCACTTTGAGCTGGGTGAGGCAGGGTGTTGGCAGAGGTGGACAGAACCACCAGGGGATCCTCCCAGGCTTGGAGCAAGGAGCGAGCCAGTGACAACAGGTCTGACTCCTGGAGGAGGAGCCAAACAGATGATCGTAAGATAATAAACAAGCTGAAAGGTAACTGGTAAGACAAGAGATTGAAAAGGAATTCAACCCATTCTCACTCACAACTCGACGCATACTAGGCAACAGAAacactttgttaggtttagtaaaagatcgtGGTTTCGGTTTTACAAGAACATTTGTTACGTAATGTTGGTTACAAAGACTATGTGACGTATCTACGTTCTTAACTACTTACGTAAGTTGAAAATCTAGAAATGCGTATTCATGCTGTTATTCTGGAATCAGGTAGATTTTTGCAAAACCCGTTCAAATAATCGTTTGATCGCAACTGGGTCTCTAAAATAAATCGTGTCTTATTTGTTATATAACccacatatttattgttttgatcTTTCGAATTGGCAACCCAATTTCTTTCCCCTTTTCAGAACCCCTACAATGATCGCTCCAGTTGTTTGGGTGGGAGCTGAGATAGCTCAGCTATAACGTTACTCAAGTCTCGACTGATATCACAACGACTCGATGAGTTCGTCTTCCAAGGAGATATGACAATCAGAAACAttgcatacacatacagtaactCACTGATACTTGAAGAGCTTGTTCCTTGTCGTTGGGCGTCTGCAGAGAGGAGGTGTGGCACATTGAGGGGCGTGGCATGATCACCCGGCCAATAGGGGGAAGTGAGAGTCCTGCAGGGAGGGTGGTCAGAGGATGATTATTATATTGTCTCATGTCTTATTTCATTCCCTCTTTGCTGAATATGTGACAAAGCTAGACATGCATGCTAGTATGATGGGTATAACCCAATTCCACCCCAGGGCAATCAAGAAGCCAAGAGCCCGGATACTGACCAGGTCCTGGGTGAGAGTCGTGCTGAGGGAGTGCAGTTTGTCAGAGCGCTGAGAGGCTCGGTCGAGCAGGTCACTGATGGGGATGGCACTGCATACTGCCACCATACACAACACTACTGAGcacagagaagagacagagattACATTCAGAGATTACATTCAGTCTCTCAAATTGTTTCTTCTCTTACATGGTCACTTTATCAATACGATaatatatgcctagacagcgaAATAGGTTCGCTAATCCTAATAGCCATAACATATTATCATGATATTTCAGCATCTTTTACAccttttcattgta
This genomic window from Anoplopoma fimbria isolate UVic2021 breed Golden Eagle Sablefish chromosome 11, Afim_UVic_2022, whole genome shotgun sequence contains:
- the prl gene encoding LOW QUALITY PROTEIN: prolactin (The sequence of the model RefSeq protein was modified relative to this genomic sequence to represent the inferred CDS: inserted 1 base in 1 codon) — encoded protein: MAHCRGTHGRKVFMTVLCMVAVCSAIPISDLLDRASQRSDKLHSLSTTLTQDLDSHXPPIGRVIMPRPSMCHTSSLQTPNDKEQALQVSESDLLSLARSLLQAWEDPLVVLSTSANTLPHPAQSAISNKIQELQEHSKTLGDGLNILSGKMGPEAQTISSLPYMGGNDIGQDRISKLINFNFLLSCFRRDSHKIDSFLKILRCRAAKMLPEMC